The following are encoded in a window of Flavobacterium sp. WC2421 genomic DNA:
- a CDS encoding acyl carrier protein: MSDIASRVKAIIVDKLGVDENEVVTEASFTNDLGADSLDTVELIMEFEKEFDIQIPDDQAENIATVGQAISYIEEAKK, from the coding sequence ATGTCAGACATTGCATCAAGAGTAAAAGCGATTATCGTAGACAAATTAGGCGTTGACGAAAACGAAGTTGTAACAGAAGCAAGCTTCACTAATGATTTAGGAGCTGACTCATTAGACACTGTTGAGCTTATTATGGAATTCGAAAAAGAATTTGACATTCAAATTCCAGACGATCAAGCAGAAAACATTGCTACTGTTGGTCAAGCTATTTCTTACATCGAAGAAGCTAAAAAATAA
- a CDS encoding glycine--tRNA ligase, producing the protein MAKQEDIFKNVISHAKEYGFIFPSSEIYDGLSAVYDYAQNGVELKKNIREYWWKSMVQMNDNIVGLDASILMHPTTWKASGHVDAFNDPLIDNKDSKRRYRADVLIEDYAEKLNVKAIKEVEKAKVRFGDAFNEEEFVGTNPRVVEYKTKEREILERLGRSLGNEDLEDVKALIEELEIACPESGSRNWTEVRQFNLMFGTKLGASADTAMDLYLRPETAQGIFVNFLNVQKSGRMKVPFGIAQTGKAFRNEIVARQFIFRMREFEQMEMQFFVRPGDEMQHYEFWKDARLKWHLSLGLGKENYRFHDHEKLAHYANAAADIEFNFPFGFKELEGIHSRTDFDLKAHEQFSGRKLQYFDAELNKNYVPYVVETSVGLDRMFLAVFATSLKEEVLEDGSTRTVLKLPSVLAPTKAAVLPLVKKDGLPEIAHKIIDDLKWDFQVTYDEKDAVGRRYRRQDALGTPFCITVDHQTIEDETVTIRHRDTMKQDRVKISDLKGIIENEVSMKNWLMKI; encoded by the coding sequence ATGGCAAAACAAGAAGATATATTTAAGAATGTAATTTCGCATGCAAAAGAATACGGATTTATTTTTCCGTCTAGCGAAATATACGATGGTTTAAGTGCAGTTTATGATTATGCACAAAACGGAGTGGAATTAAAAAAGAACATACGTGAATATTGGTGGAAATCAATGGTTCAGATGAATGATAACATTGTGGGATTAGATGCGTCAATATTAATGCATCCAACGACATGGAAAGCATCAGGACACGTGGACGCTTTTAATGACCCATTAATTGATAATAAAGATTCAAAAAGAAGATATAGAGCTGATGTTTTAATTGAAGATTATGCTGAAAAGCTGAATGTAAAAGCAATTAAAGAAGTCGAAAAAGCAAAAGTTCGTTTTGGTGATGCATTCAATGAAGAAGAATTTGTAGGTACAAATCCGAGAGTTGTTGAATACAAAACTAAAGAGAGAGAAATTCTGGAACGATTGGGACGCTCTTTAGGAAATGAAGATCTAGAAGATGTGAAAGCTTTAATTGAAGAGTTAGAGATTGCATGTCCAGAATCAGGTTCTCGAAATTGGACCGAAGTGCGTCAGTTTAATTTGATGTTTGGTACTAAATTAGGCGCATCAGCAGATACAGCTATGGACTTGTATTTACGTCCAGAAACGGCTCAAGGTATTTTTGTGAATTTCTTGAATGTTCAAAAATCAGGTAGAATGAAAGTTCCTTTTGGAATTGCACAAACTGGAAAGGCATTTAGAAATGAAATTGTTGCTAGACAATTTATTTTCCGCATGCGTGAATTTGAACAAATGGAAATGCAATTCTTTGTGCGCCCTGGAGACGAAATGCAGCATTATGAGTTTTGGAAAGATGCGCGTTTAAAATGGCATTTGTCTTTAGGTTTAGGAAAAGAAAATTATCGTTTTCATGATCATGAAAAATTAGCTCATTATGCAAATGCAGCGGCTGATATCGAATTTAATTTTCCTTTTGGTTTCAAAGAATTAGAAGGAATTCATTCTCGTACCGACTTCGACTTAAAAGCACACGAACAATTCTCAGGTAGAAAATTACAGTATTTTGATGCTGAATTGAATAAAAACTACGTCCCTTATGTGGTGGAAACCTCGGTGGGATTGGATAGAATGTTTTTAGCGGTTTTTGCAACTTCATTAAAAGAAGAAGTTTTAGAGGATGGATCAACTAGAACGGTCTTGAAATTACCATCTGTTTTAGCGCCTACAAAAGCAGCGGTTTTACCTTTAGTTAAAAAAGATGGCTTGCCAGAAATTGCTCATAAAATTATAGATGATCTAAAGTGGGATTTCCAAGTAACTTATGATGAAAAAGATGCAGTAGGTCGTCGTTATAGAAGACAAGATGCATTAGGTACGCCATTTTGTATTACTGTTGATCACCAGACAATCGAAGATGAAACGGTAACGATTCGTCATAGAGACACCATGAAACAAGATCGTGTTAAAATATCGGATTTGAAAGGAATCATTGAAAATGAAGTTTCGATGAAAAACTGGTTAATGAAGATATAG
- a CDS encoding superoxide dismutase, with protein MAFELPQLPYAYDALEPNIDARTMEIHHSKHHNAYTTNLNAAIAGTDMEGKTIDNILINLDMKNAAVRNNGGGFYNHNLFWTVMSPNGGGLPTGDLLAAIEAAFGSFEEFKAKFSKAGATQFGSGWAWLCVHKGGKLDVCGTPNQDNPLMPGIGCGGTPILGMDVWEHAYYLHYQNRRPDYIEAFFNVINWTEVSRRYASEK; from the coding sequence ATGGCTTTTGAATTACCTCAGTTACCTTATGCATACGATGCATTAGAACCTAATATTGATGCACGCACTATGGAAATCCACCATTCAAAGCATCATAACGCATATACGACCAACCTTAATGCTGCTATAGCAGGTACAGATATGGAAGGTAAAACAATCGATAACATTCTAATTAATCTTGATATGAAAAACGCTGCTGTACGTAATAACGGTGGAGGATTTTATAATCATAACTTGTTCTGGACTGTAATGTCACCAAATGGCGGTGGACTTCCAACAGGAGATTTACTTGCTGCAATTGAAGCTGCTTTTGGATCTTTTGAGGAATTTAAAGCTAAATTCAGCAAAGCAGGCGCAACACAATTTGGTTCAGGATGGGCTTGGTTATGTGTTCATAAAGGAGGTAAGTTAGATGTTTGCGGAACTCCTAATCAAGACAATCCTTTAATGCCAGGAATTGGTTGTGGAGGAACACCAATTTTAGGAATGGATGTCTGGGAACATGCTTATTATTTACATTACCAAAACAGAAGACCTGATTATATTGAAGCTTTTTTCAATGTTATCAATTGGACTGAAGTTTCAAGAAGATATGCTTCTGAAAAATAG
- a CDS encoding amidophosphoribosyltransferase encodes MSDALQHECGIALVRLLKPLEFYKEKYGTAFYGIQKMYLLMEKQHNRGQDGAGFASIKMDVNPGERYISRVRSNNAQPIQDVFAQINDRINEEMSSHPEYADNVALQKENIPYLGELFLGHVRYGTFGKNSIESVHPFLRQSNWMHRNLILAGNFNMTNVKELFENLVELGQHPKEMADTVTIMEKIGHFLDKEVMQLYQDCKEEGLSKREASPVIAERLDIAKILRRSSKNLDGGYAMAGLLGHGDSFVFRDPAGIRPAYFYQDDEVVVVASERPVIQTVFNVPFEKVQEIEPGNALIIKKNGTVTMEEILVPTVKKACSFERIYFSRGSDAEIYQERKNLGRLILPAVLEAIDEDTDNTVFSYIPNTAETSFYGLVEAAQDFLNQRKNNFILENRNTLTKETLQELLKVKIRTEKVAIKDAKLRTFITEDSSRDDLVAHVYDVTYGVIKPTDNLVIIDDSIVRGTTLKMSIIKMMDRLNPKRIVVVSSAPQIRFPDCYGIDMAKLEGLVAFKAALELLKERNLYHIVDEVYAKCKAQENFVDTEVVNYVTEIYAPFQPQEVSDKISEMLSSPEIKAEVKIIFQTVEDLHIACPKNLGDWYFTGDYPTPGGNRVVNRAFMNFYEGKDARAY; translated from the coding sequence ATGAGCGATGCTTTACAACACGAATGTGGAATAGCCTTAGTTAGACTACTTAAACCGCTTGAATTTTACAAAGAAAAATATGGTACTGCTTTTTACGGAATACAAAAAATGTATCTCCTTATGGAAAAGCAGCACAATCGAGGTCAAGATGGTGCTGGTTTTGCAAGCATAAAAATGGATGTTAATCCAGGGGAGCGTTACATTAGCCGCGTACGATCCAATAATGCGCAACCAATCCAAGACGTCTTTGCTCAAATAAATGATAGAATAAATGAGGAGATGTCTTCTCATCCTGAATATGCTGATAACGTAGCGCTTCAAAAAGAAAACATTCCCTATTTGGGGGAATTGTTTTTAGGACATGTTCGTTATGGAACTTTTGGAAAAAACAGTATTGAAAGTGTACATCCTTTTTTACGTCAAAGTAATTGGATGCATCGAAATTTAATTTTGGCAGGAAACTTTAACATGACTAATGTTAAGGAGCTTTTTGAGAACTTAGTTGAATTAGGGCAACATCCAAAAGAAATGGCGGATACGGTTACAATTATGGAAAAAATCGGTCATTTTCTAGATAAGGAAGTGATGCAATTGTATCAAGATTGTAAAGAAGAAGGTTTGTCAAAAAGAGAAGCGTCACCTGTAATTGCAGAGCGATTAGATATCGCTAAAATTTTAAGACGTTCCTCTAAAAACTTAGATGGAGGATATGCTATGGCAGGACTTTTAGGACATGGTGACTCATTTGTGTTTAGAGACCCTGCAGGAATTCGTCCAGCTTATTTTTATCAAGATGACGAAGTTGTTGTTGTCGCTTCTGAAAGACCGGTTATACAAACCGTTTTTAATGTTCCTTTCGAAAAAGTGCAAGAAATTGAGCCTGGAAATGCATTAATAATCAAGAAAAACGGTACTGTTACAATGGAAGAAATTCTAGTTCCAACAGTAAAAAAAGCATGCTCATTTGAAAGAATTTATTTTTCTAGAGGAAGTGATGCCGAAATATACCAAGAAAGAAAAAACTTAGGGAGATTGATATTGCCTGCTGTTCTTGAAGCTATTGATGAGGATACTGACAACACAGTTTTCTCCTATATTCCAAATACGGCCGAGACTTCGTTCTATGGTTTAGTGGAAGCGGCTCAGGATTTCTTGAATCAACGTAAGAATAATTTTATTTTAGAAAATAGAAATACACTAACTAAAGAGACTTTACAAGAGCTTCTTAAAGTAAAAATCCGCACAGAAAAAGTAGCTATTAAAGATGCAAAACTTAGAACTTTTATCACTGAAGATAGTAGTCGTGATGATTTAGTGGCACATGTATATGATGTTACTTATGGTGTTATTAAGCCAACTGATAATTTAGTTATTATTGATGACAGTATTGTAAGGGGAACTACATTGAAAATGAGTATCATAAAAATGATGGATCGTTTAAATCCAAAGAGGATTGTTGTAGTTTCATCGGCACCTCAGATTCGTTTTCCTGATTGTTATGGAATTGACATGGCTAAATTAGAAGGATTAGTTGCCTTTAAAGCAGCTTTGGAGTTATTGAAAGAAAGAAACTTATATCATATTGTTGATGAAGTATATGCTAAATGTAAAGCGCAAGAAAACTTTGTAGACACTGAGGTTGTGAATTATGTAACTGAGATTTATGCACCTTTTCAGCCACAAGAAGTTTCAGATAAAATTTCAGAGATGTTAAGCTCACCTGAAATCAAAGCTGAAGTTAAAATTATTTTTCAAACAGTTGAAGATTTACATATAGCATGTCCTAAAAATTTAGGGGATTGGTATTTTACAGGGGATTATCCAACTCCTGGAGGGAATAGAGTAGTAAATAGGGCATTTATGAATTTTTACGAAGGAAAAGATGCAAGAGCATATTAA
- the rnhA gene encoding ribonuclease HI: protein MDYEVHIYTDGAAKGNPGKGGYGVVMESVVEGKTYRKEFYEGFRRTTNNRMELLAVIVGLEKLKNPNTKVLVVSDSKYVVDSVVKKWVFGWEKKKFVDRKNSDLWKRLLIIYRKHQVDFKWIKGHNNHPQNERCDELAVMASVQKEVSVDTFYEKEEGKVL from the coding sequence ATGGACTACGAAGTACATATATATACTGATGGTGCTGCAAAAGGAAACCCTGGAAAAGGAGGCTACGGTGTAGTCATGGAAAGCGTTGTGGAGGGTAAGACGTATAGAAAAGAATTTTACGAAGGTTTTAGACGAACTACTAATAATAGAATGGAGCTTTTGGCGGTAATTGTAGGATTAGAAAAATTGAAAAATCCCAATACAAAAGTGTTAGTGGTGTCGGATTCGAAATATGTAGTAGATTCTGTTGTTAAAAAATGGGTGTTTGGCTGGGAGAAAAAGAAATTCGTTGACAGAAAAAACTCCGATTTATGGAAACGGCTCCTAATTATCTATAGAAAACACCAGGTTGATTTTAAGTGGATTAAAGGGCATAATAATCATCCTCAGAATGAAAGATGTGATGAACTTGCTGTTATGGCTTCCGTGCAAAAAGAGGTTTCGGTTGATACTTTTTATGAGAAAGAAGAAGGTAAAGTTTTATGA
- a CDS encoding ComF family protein, with protein MFKNIINLFFPKACAGCDSLLVANENTICTLCRHHIPLTNHHLNPENEAFKKFYGRIPIEYASAHLYFHKKGIVQEIIHKLKYKGQEEIGTVLGNWYADDLKKITILQTADIIIPVPLHKKKLRERGYNQVTTFGLALSNELNIAYNDSILIRKVYSKTQSKKNLLGRTEGIESVFDVSTIEKYHNKHFILIDDVITTGATLEACSRALLKIPGAKISIVCIAMAQS; from the coding sequence ATGTTCAAAAACATTATAAACCTATTCTTTCCTAAGGCGTGTGCTGGTTGTGATTCTTTATTAGTTGCCAATGAAAATACAATTTGTACCCTTTGTAGACATCATATCCCTTTAACAAACCATCATTTGAACCCCGAAAATGAAGCTTTTAAAAAATTCTATGGTAGAATTCCGATTGAATATGCGTCGGCTCATCTCTATTTTCATAAAAAAGGAATCGTACAAGAAATAATTCATAAATTAAAATACAAAGGACAAGAAGAAATAGGTACTGTATTAGGGAATTGGTATGCCGATGATTTAAAAAAGATTACTATCCTACAAACTGCAGATATAATTATTCCAGTTCCGTTACATAAAAAGAAGCTTCGTGAAAGAGGCTATAATCAAGTCACCACTTTTGGGCTAGCATTATCTAACGAACTAAATATAGCGTATAACGACTCCATTTTAATTCGAAAAGTCTATTCCAAAACACAATCCAAGAAAAACCTTCTAGGTAGAACAGAAGGAATTGAATCTGTATTTGATGTATCAACTATAGAAAAATATCATAACAAGCATTTTATACTAATAGATGATGTTATAACAACTGGCGCAACACTTGAAGCATGTTCACGTGCATTGCTGAAAATTCCTGGTGCAAAAATCAGTATTGTTTGCATAGCAATGGCACAATCTTAA
- a CDS encoding PfkB family carbohydrate kinase — protein MNKLLIVGTVAFDAIETPFGKTDKILGGAGTYIGLSAAFFNLQSAIVSVVGDDFPQEYLDLLTERNIDISGLEVVKGGKTFFWSGRYHNDLNSRDTLDTQLNVLADFQPKVPENYKNADVVMLGNLHPLVQSSVLDQMETKPKLVVLDTMNFWMDCALPELLDVIKRVDVITINDEEARQLSGEYSLVKAAAKIQAMGPKYVVIKKGEHGALLFHDKQVFFAPALPLEEVFDPTGAGDTFAGGFAGFITQSENVSFENMKNAIIYGSNLASFCVEKFGTERMVDLDKNEVISRLKQFKSLTQFDIEL, from the coding sequence ATGAACAAATTATTGATTGTTGGAACTGTTGCTTTCGACGCTATTGAAACTCCTTTTGGTAAAACAGATAAAATTTTAGGTGGAGCTGGAACTTATATTGGTCTATCGGCTGCTTTTTTTAATTTACAATCTGCCATAGTTTCTGTGGTTGGGGATGATTTTCCACAAGAATATTTAGATTTATTGACCGAAAGAAATATTGATATTTCTGGTCTTGAAGTAGTTAAGGGAGGTAAGACATTCTTTTGGAGTGGGCGCTACCATAACGATTTGAATTCTAGAGATACTTTAGATACGCAGTTAAATGTATTGGCTGATTTTCAACCCAAAGTACCTGAAAATTATAAAAATGCTGATGTAGTAATGCTTGGAAATTTACATCCGTTAGTACAAAGTAGTGTTTTGGACCAAATGGAAACCAAGCCTAAGTTAGTTGTTTTAGATACAATGAATTTTTGGATGGATTGTGCATTACCTGAATTGCTTGATGTGATAAAACGCGTTGATGTGATTACGATTAATGATGAAGAAGCAAGACAACTTTCTGGAGAATATTCTTTAGTTAAGGCTGCAGCCAAAATTCAAGCAATGGGACCAAAGTATGTTGTAATTAAAAAAGGGGAGCATGGTGCATTATTATTTCATGATAAACAAGTTTTCTTTGCGCCCGCCTTGCCATTAGAAGAAGTATTTGACCCTACAGGAGCAGGGGATACATTTGCAGGTGGATTTGCAGGGTTTATTACTCAAAGTGAAAATGTATCTTTTGAGAATATGAAAAATGCCATTATCTATGGATCTAATTTAGCTTCTTTCTGTGTGGAGAAATTTGGTACAGAGCGAATGGTTGATTTAGATAAAAATGAAGTGATTTCAAGATTGAAACAATTTAAATCGTTAACACAATTTGATATAGAATTATAA
- a CDS encoding IPExxxVDY family protein codes for MNMAIHKLDLGEFDEIDYNLIAIHTALEDYRLAFFINQKLPIILGKSKDEVQINIKEGETKFSRFYYYDSENAVSWNLIQNKNEVYQDTKDTAQNLFSNITMEISTKVYLLPEFKKADYFLKIENTQDTINVSKIKEILNTIESISTVYTVDTNQIKSKNNLIF; via the coding sequence ATGAATATGGCTATTCATAAACTGGATCTTGGAGAATTTGACGAAATAGACTATAATCTTATTGCTATACATACTGCACTGGAAGATTATCGATTAGCGTTTTTTATCAATCAAAAACTTCCAATAATTCTAGGAAAAAGTAAGGATGAAGTTCAAATTAACATAAAAGAAGGAGAAACAAAATTTTCCAGATTTTATTATTATGACTCCGAAAATGCTGTTTCTTGGAATTTAATTCAAAATAAAAATGAGGTTTATCAGGATACAAAAGATACAGCTCAAAATTTATTTTCAAATATAACAATGGAGATTTCGACAAAAGTTTATTTGCTCCCAGAATTTAAAAAAGCAGATTATTTTTTAAAAATTGAAAATACTCAAGACACGATTAATGTGTCAAAAATTAAAGAAATATTAAATACCATTGAAAGTATATCTACAGTTTACACAGTAGATACAAATCAAATAAAATCAAAAAACAATTTAATTTTTTAA
- the rnc gene encoding ribonuclease III: protein MSIIRKIFSKSRSLEDGIFFDAIQKILGFAPKNIDHYRKAFTHRSSNKLNSEGNPINYERLEFLGDAMLSAVIAAHLFNKAPHGDEGYLTKMRSKIVSREHLNELGKDLNLIRFIESKVPVQHFGENIHGNIFESLVGAIYLDKGYEYCEKFIQKRVVLPYVDISRLEGKVISYKSLVIEWCQKEKKIFHYDIYEDNGIDGERLFGVKLSIDEKVIAKARATSKKKAEEKASQRAYFAFQEKMDKK from the coding sequence ATGAGTATAATAAGAAAAATATTTTCGAAATCCCGTTCTCTAGAAGACGGGATTTTTTTTGATGCTATTCAAAAAATTTTAGGCTTTGCACCAAAAAATATTGACCATTACAGAAAAGCATTCACACACCGTTCTTCAAATAAATTAAACTCAGAAGGCAACCCAATAAATTACGAAAGACTAGAGTTTTTAGGTGACGCCATGTTAAGTGCTGTAATAGCCGCACATTTATTCAATAAAGCACCACATGGTGATGAAGGATACCTCACAAAGATGCGCTCAAAAATTGTAAGTAGAGAACACTTGAATGAATTAGGAAAAGACCTAAATTTAATTCGCTTTATCGAAAGCAAAGTACCCGTGCAACATTTTGGAGAAAATATTCATGGAAATATTTTTGAATCATTAGTGGGTGCAATATATCTTGATAAAGGATATGAATATTGCGAAAAATTTATTCAAAAAAGAGTAGTTCTTCCTTATGTAGATATTTCAAGGTTAGAAGGAAAAGTAATCAGTTATAAGAGTTTAGTTATCGAATGGTGTCAAAAAGAAAAGAAAATATTCCATTATGACATTTATGAAGATAACGGCATTGATGGAGAACGTCTTTTTGGAGTTAAATTAAGTATTGACGAAAAAGTCATCGCAAAAGCAAGAGCAACATCAAAAAAGAAGGCTGAAGAAAAAGCATCACAACGTGCTTATTTTGCATTTCAAGAAAAAATGGATAAGAAATAA
- the fabF gene encoding beta-ketoacyl-ACP synthase II, whose amino-acid sequence MVLKRVVVTGLGALTPIGNNIQEYWNALINGVSGAAPITYFDATKFKTQFACELKNFNVEDFLDRKEARKMDRYAQYAMVSSEEAVRDAGFDFEKLDKDRAGVIWGSGIGGLETFQIEMLNFAAGDGTPKFNPFFIPKMISDIASGHISIKYGFRGPNFATVSACASSTNAIIDAFNYIRLGHADVMVTGGSEAAVTIAGMGGFNAMHALSTRNDDPKTASRPMDKDRDGFVLGEGAGALILEEYEHAIARGANIYCEIGGGGMSADAHHITAPHPEGLGAKNVMLNCLRDAGLKPTDVDGVNMHGTSTPLGDLAESKAIEHVFGDHAYTMNLNSTKSMTGHLLGAAGAVETISSILSMKHGLVPPTINHFTDDENIDPKLNFTFNVAQKRDMKVVMSNTFGFGGHNACVLVKKLDL is encoded by the coding sequence ATGGTATTAAAGCGAGTTGTTGTAACAGGTTTAGGTGCTCTTACTCCTATAGGAAATAATATTCAAGAATATTGGAACGCCCTTATTAACGGTGTTAGTGGCGCAGCTCCAATTACTTATTTTGACGCTACAAAATTCAAAACACAGTTTGCTTGCGAATTGAAAAATTTTAATGTCGAAGATTTTCTAGACAGAAAAGAAGCAAGAAAAATGGATCGTTATGCACAATATGCAATGGTTTCATCTGAAGAAGCAGTTCGTGACGCAGGGTTTGATTTTGAAAAATTAGACAAAGACAGAGCGGGTGTAATATGGGGTTCTGGAATTGGAGGACTTGAAACATTTCAAATCGAAATGTTGAACTTCGCCGCTGGCGACGGTACACCAAAATTCAATCCTTTCTTTATACCAAAAATGATTTCAGATATTGCCAGTGGTCATATCTCCATTAAATATGGTTTTAGAGGTCCAAACTTTGCAACCGTTTCAGCTTGTGCTTCTTCTACAAACGCCATTATTGACGCTTTTAACTATATTAGACTAGGACATGCAGATGTCATGGTAACTGGTGGATCTGAGGCCGCAGTAACAATTGCTGGTATGGGTGGATTTAATGCCATGCATGCACTATCAACAAGAAATGATGATCCAAAAACTGCTTCAAGACCAATGGATAAAGACCGAGATGGCTTTGTACTTGGAGAAGGTGCTGGAGCTTTAATTCTTGAAGAATACGAACACGCAATCGCTAGAGGTGCAAACATATATTGCGAAATAGGTGGAGGCGGTATGTCTGCAGATGCACATCACATTACAGCTCCACATCCTGAAGGATTAGGTGCTAAAAATGTAATGTTAAATTGCTTAAGAGATGCTGGATTGAAGCCTACAGATGTAGATGGAGTAAATATGCACGGAACTTCAACTCCATTAGGAGATTTAGCCGAATCAAAAGCAATTGAGCATGTTTTTGGCGATCATGCATACACCATGAATTTGAATTCAACAAAATCAATGACTGGTCACCTTCTAGGTGCCGCTGGTGCTGTTGAAACCATATCTTCAATTCTCTCCATGAAACACGGATTAGTTCCTCCAACAATAAATCATTTTACAGATGATGAAAATATTGACCCTAAATTAAACTTTACTTTTAATGTAGCTCAAAAAAGAGACATGAAAGTGGTTATGAGTAATACTTTTGGATTTGGTGGACACAACGCATGCGTATTAGTAAAAAAATTAGACTTGTAA
- a CDS encoding LytR/AlgR family response regulator transcription factor, with product MNYSYIIIDDNQESVLKTKAMADSFSELVFVATAHNYEDGLNLILENTPDLVFLEIDPVNKKSNLSLLLINELHRYLKVIPKIIVTTSKKDFAFEAIQYGVTDYLLKPLARIDFVKFILKLNKSNTEAEVQILKPTVSTEERPTVFVQHESTSKEDPLILCIKSYGDYRYIDARDICYLQADNNSTDIHLNNGEMVTAFKTLKHFEGVLTYPFTRIHNSYIVNSHYISRIHTGNSLCYIKNTTTKLPFSKTYKVNIDLIISEISNGNYLEI from the coding sequence ATGAACTATTCGTACATTATTATTGACGACAATCAAGAAAGTGTTTTGAAAACAAAAGCCATGGCTGATAGTTTTTCGGAGCTGGTTTTTGTAGCTACAGCTCATAACTATGAAGATGGTCTAAATCTTATATTAGAAAACACGCCAGACTTAGTCTTTCTTGAAATAGACCCGGTAAATAAAAAAAGCAATTTATCCTTATTGCTTATTAATGAGTTGCACCGATACTTAAAAGTAATTCCAAAAATTATTGTTACCACTTCTAAAAAAGACTTTGCTTTTGAAGCAATACAATATGGCGTAACTGATTATCTTTTAAAACCTTTAGCGCGTATTGATTTTGTGAAATTTATTTTAAAATTAAACAAATCAAATACTGAAGCTGAAGTTCAAATTTTGAAGCCAACAGTTTCTACTGAAGAGCGACCAACCGTTTTTGTTCAGCATGAATCGACTAGTAAGGAAGACCCTCTCATATTGTGTATTAAGTCTTATGGTGATTACAGGTATATTGATGCTAGAGATATTTGTTATTTACAAGCGGATAATAACTCTACTGATATACACTTAAATAACGGAGAGATGGTCACCGCTTTCAAAACGTTAAAGCATTTTGAAGGGGTGTTAACCTATCCTTTTACAAGAATCCATAACAGTTATATTGTTAACAGCCACTACATTTCAAGGATACATACGGGTAATTCATTGTGTTATATTAAAAACACGACTACAAAACTTCCGTTTTCTAAAACATATAAGGTAAATATTGACCTTATTATCTCTGAAATTTCTAACGGGAATTACCTTGAAATTTAA
- a CDS encoding 3-oxoacyl-ACP reductase has protein sequence MKKSILTIALFSLVMVLTSFTTPETNNVNIIGGGSTSAGNVKLDIIGGGSTSAGNVKLDIIGGGSTSAGNVKLDIIGGGSTSAGNVKLDIIGGGSTSAGNVKLD, from the coding sequence ATGAAAAAATCAATCTTAACAATCGCTTTATTCTCTTTAGTAATGGTATTAACTTCATTTACTACACCAGAAACAAATAATGTAAACATCATAGGCGGAGGTTCTACTTCAGCAGGAAACGTAAAATTAGATATTATAGGCGGAGGTTCTACTTCAGCAGGAAACGTAAAATTAGATATTATAGGGGGAGGTTCTACTTCAGCAGGAAATGTAAAATTAGATATTATAGGCGGAGGTTCTACTTCAGCAGGAAATGTAAAATTAGATATTATAGGCGGAGGTTCTACTTCAGCAGGAAATGTAAAATTAGATTAA
- the purN gene encoding phosphoribosylglycinamide formyltransferase — translation MKKIVVFASGSGTNAENIIKYFKENESGTVVAVFTNNSKAMVIERASKHEVPTEVFSKDDLFEGKVLQKIKAIQPDLIVLAGFLLKFPENIIHAYPNKIINIHPALLPKYGGKGMYGMNVHRAVVENRESETGITIHYVNEHYDEGGIIFQKKVTVLGTDTSEIVAEKIHDLEQRYFPEVIGGLLKK, via the coding sequence ATGAAAAAAATAGTTGTTTTCGCTTCCGGATCGGGTACTAATGCTGAAAATATCATAAAGTACTTTAAGGAAAATGAAAGTGGGACTGTTGTTGCAGTGTTTACAAACAATTCTAAGGCAATGGTTATTGAGCGTGCAAGTAAACACGAAGTTCCGACGGAAGTTTTTTCTAAAGACGATCTATTTGAAGGTAAAGTACTACAAAAAATTAAGGCAATTCAACCTGATTTGATCGTTCTTGCCGGATTTCTATTGAAATTCCCCGAGAATATTATCCATGCTTACCCCAATAAAATCATTAATATTCATCCTGCATTATTACCTAAATATGGAGGAAAAGGAATGTATGGTATGAATGTGCATAGAGCGGTGGTTGAAAATAGAGAATCAGAAACTGGAATTACGATTCATTATGTTAATGAACATTATGATGAAGGAGGGATTATATTTCAAAAGAAAGTGACTGTTTTAGGTACGGATACATCAGAAATTGTTGCCGAAAAAATACACGATCTAGAGCAAAGGTATTTCCCAGAAGTTATAGGGGGTCTTTTGAAAAAATAA